The DNA region CAAATCGACTACTACAAAAGCGAACGCGACTTCCCGGCCAAACCCGGTACCAGCCAGCTTTCAGCGTATCTGGCCGCCGGCGTGATCTCGCCGCGCCAATGTCTGCACGCCGCGTTGCAAAGCAATCAGGGCGAATTCGAGAGCGGCAAGGTCGGCGCCGTTACCTGGATCAACGAACTGCTCTGGCGCGAGTTCTACAAGCACATTCTGGTCGGCTACCCGCGCGTCTCCCGCCACCGCGCCTTCCGCCCGGAAACCGAAGCGCTGGCGTGGCGTGATGCGCCGGACGAACTCGCTGCGTGGCAAGAGGCGCGCACCGGTCTGCCGATCATTGACGCTGCAATGCGCCAACTGCTCGAAACCGGCTGGATGCACAACCGCCTGCGCATGGTCGTGGCGATGTTCCTGACCAAGAACCTGCTGATCGACTGGCGCGAAGGCGAACGCTTTTTCATGCGCCACTTGATCGATGGCGACCTGGCGGCGAACAACGGTGGCTGGCAATGGAGTTCATCGACCGGCACTGATTCGGCGCCGTATTTCCGCATCTTCAATCCGTTGAGCCAGTCGGAAAAATTCGACAGCGAAGGCCTGTTCATCAAGCACTGGCTGCCGCAACTCGCAGGTCTAAACAAGAAAGAAGTACATAACCCGGCCAGCGCCGGTCTGTTCGGTGCCGCCGACTACCCGGCGCCGATCGTCAATCTGAGCGCTTCACGGGAACGGGCGCTGACCGCGTTCAAGAACCTGCCCTCGCGTCAGGCTGGCGGAGACGATCATGAGTGAATTCCTGCAGCGCTTCGCCCGGCAATTTTCAGCGTTGAACAAAGACAACCTGCAACGCCTGGGCGAGCTCTACAGCGATGACATTCATTTCACCGACCCGCTGCACGAAGTTCAGGGCCTGGCGCAATTGCGCGATTACTTCAGCGAGCTGTACGCCAACGTCAGCGAACTGCATTTCGACTTTCACGGTTTCGACCAGATCAGCGAGGGCGAAGGCTACTTGCGCTGGGTCATGCGTTATCGCCACCCGCGCCTGGCCAATGGCCGGGAGATCAGAGTCAGCGGCTGCTCGCACCTGCTGTGGCGCGACAAGGTTTATCGCCATCGGGATTATTTCGATGCCGGGGCACTGCTTTATGAACATTTACCCGTATTGGGCCGGGTGATCGCTTGGCTGAAAAGGAGAATGGGATGAGTCGTACAACTCCACGGCGTTATTGGTTGACCGGAGCCAGCAGTGGCATCGGCGCGGCGCTGGCTGAAGAGATATTGAAAACCGGTGCGCACCTGGCAGTCAGTTCACGCCAGATCGCACCGCTCAAAGTGTTGGCGCAACGCTATCCGGGACAGGTATTGGTGGTCCCGGGGGATTTGACCAACAGCCAGACCGTGCGCGAAATCGGCCAGCAGATCGCGGAGGACTGGGGTTCGCTCGACAGCGTCATCCTCAACGCCGGAACCTGCGAATACGTCGATGCCAAGCAGTTCGATGCCTCGATCATCG from Pseudomonas helmanticensis includes:
- the phrB gene encoding deoxyribodipyrimidine photo-lyase; the protein is MQLIWLRSDLRQHDNTALSAAAARGPTVAVYLLSPQQWLEHDDAPCKVDFWLRNLKELSKSLGELNIPLLIRTAAHWDQAQAELLKLCQQLKIEALHVNEEYGVHESRRDAAVAETLKAEGIEFHSYLDQLLFKPGTVLTKTDTYFKVFSQFRKVCYERLHRSMPARVKAPGKQAKLKIDSDPIADSVEGFTTPSESLQALWPAGEKEAQRRLDTFADAQIDYYKSERDFPAKPGTSQLSAYLAAGVISPRQCLHAALQSNQGEFESGKVGAVTWINELLWREFYKHILVGYPRVSRHRAFRPETEALAWRDAPDELAAWQEARTGLPIIDAAMRQLLETGWMHNRLRMVVAMFLTKNLLIDWREGERFFMRHLIDGDLAANNGGWQWSSSTGTDSAPYFRIFNPLSQSEKFDSEGLFIKHWLPQLAGLNKKEVHNPASAGLFGAADYPAPIVNLSASRERALTAFKNLPSRQAGGDDHE
- a CDS encoding nuclear transport factor 2 family protein, which produces MSEFLQRFARQFSALNKDNLQRLGELYSDDIHFTDPLHEVQGLAQLRDYFSELYANVSELHFDFHGFDQISEGEGYLRWVMRYRHPRLANGREIRVSGCSHLLWRDKVYRHRDYFDAGALLYEHLPVLGRVIAWLKRRMG